Proteins from a single region of Anastrepha ludens isolate Willacy chromosome 5, idAnaLude1.1, whole genome shotgun sequence:
- the LOC128862743 gene encoding protein shuttle craft encodes MSADPQAPLSQIWQGVFQSALDTAIADERNQQQQQQTTFQASEFPHNPGTIMNGSRSNNSIASAGGPGETGNNNYVNFNQFIMQHNLLGSNNGFGHNGADVLISNGNENVGAVGGSTGNATNASATQVNVNGGGGGIAQESVNNDYFNFVDTMSNKIQTGSGRDDAPVESSQQPTNLFSNSLFSPYNNSSSLYSNNDLSGGGYNAYNNPNTNFNYFDNIYTPFGNTGGYYMNPFATGFDFNASNLQASAPEFVPRFNNLSLNEEKFEKFTPNSQGVDEAAGSVGKEDPKNFKTPPINEENHYVLCQEQNVHEAFNGVVGGAFATSGIEDSGRDNASLTSTIDNNATLNLVKTDVSANSSMPAQQQQKMGTKTEHGADMLENTRQSNGTNIIANTNLFNPHSAASPSSSVGGAVSRYTGSANKQHLSSGNGSRGSSSNGFSRNGNDYNSSPHNHERSAGGAGSANKHNNDGLEKSEKPSARAERERERDRDARRYQNGRRSVDYHRSNKRRDDWNRNRDRINGFRVEEKYSTDNGKDSPLPSPEKKPSPKKVYPENEKLSQREKLVRDIETRRLECLVCVEPIKAHHGVWSCNNCYHILHLQCIIKWASSSKSDDGWRCPACQNVVKEVPRDYYCFCGKVKNPPYTRHDIAHSCGDTCRRVEGCVHACTLLCHPGPCPPCQAYVKRECGCGKTTKTMQCCVKEAIECDSICGKLLNCELHTCPAKCHDGKCSPCTEKVDQQCHCAKQERQVACTRDSHDKHAYSCGKPCGKDLACGNHKCKDCCHPGECRTCKLSPEMVTSCPCGKMPIVTGQRKSCLDPILVCEGVCGKTLRCGKPAHPHHCTSKCHLGNCPPCNKQTAVKCRCGHMDQLIKCRQLSTRADDARCKKRCVKKRSCGKHKCNQECCIDIDHICPLPCNYTLSCGKHKCDQPCHRGNCPPCYRSSFEELYCECGAEVIYPPVPCGTKRPACKRPCSRTHPCQHPPQHNCHSAANCPPCMMFTTKWCFGQHEQRKTIPCSQESFSCGLACGKALPCGRHKCIKTCHEGVCQTAGEVCKQHCTKSRATCGHKCMSPCHDGDCPDTPCKEMVEVQCDCGNRKQMRLCHDLAREFSRIATAQLASSMAEMQRGNYMELSEILAPVKINKTNKTLDCNEECRLLERNRRLAIGLQIRNPDVPQKLQTKYSDFIRNFAKRDPTLVKSIHDALTNLVKLAKESKQKSRSHSFPTMNREKRQLVHEMCEMFGVESVAYDAEPNRNVVATAYKDRSWLPATSIMEVMQRESGQRRVPVPSNNAWGIKR; translated from the exons ATGTCGGCAGATCCGCAAGCGCCTCTATCACAAATTTGGCAAGGAGTATTTCAAAGTGCACTGGATACTGCAATAGCAGATGAAAGGaatcagcagcaacagcagcaaaccACTTTTCAAGCCAGTGAGTTTCCTCACAATCCTGGAACAATTATGAATGGGAGTAGAAGCAATAATAGTATTGCTTCAGCTGGCGGGCCCGGAGAGACaggaaataataattatgttaattttaatCAATTCATCATGCAGCATAATCTATTAGGCAGCAATAATGGTTTTGGTCATAATGGAGCTGACGTTCTAATCAGTAATGGCAATGAAAATGTTGGTGCTGTTGGCGGTAGCACCGGTAACGCAACAAACGCATCTGCCACACAAGTTAACGTCaacggtggtggtggtggtatcGCACAAGAGAGTGTTAATAATGATTACTTCAATTTCGTCGACACAATGagtaataaaatacaaactgGATCAGGCAGAGATGATGCACCCGTAGAAAGCAGTCAGCAACCGACAAAT CTTTTCTCCAATAGTCTATTTTCGCCGTATAACAACAGCAGTAGCCTTTATTCAAACAACGACCTTAGCGGTGGCGGCTACAACGCATATAATAatccaaatacaaattttaattacttcGACAACATTTACACGCCTTTCGGTAATACTGGCGGCTATTATATGAACCCGTTCGCCACTGGCTTCGATTTTAATGCATCAAATTTGCAAGCTTCTGCTCCTGAATTTGTGCCACGTTTCAACAATCTCAGTTTGAACGAGGAAAAGTTCGAAAAGTTTACACCAAATAGTCAAGGAGTTGATGAAGCTGCAGGTAGCGTTGGAAAAGAGGATCCAAAGAATTTTAAAACGCCCCCTATCAATGAAGAAAATCACTACGTACTTTGTCAAGAGCAAAATGTACATGAGGCATTTAACGGTGTTGTCGGAGGTGCTTTTGCTACTTCAGGTATTGAAGATTCTGGTCGTGATAACGCTTCGCTGACCTCTACTATAGATAATAATGCAACACTGAATTTAGTAAAAACTGATGTGAGTGCCAATTCTTCAATGCcggcacaacagcaacaaaaaatggGCACAAAAACGGAGCATGGTGCAGATATGCTCGAAAACACCCGCCAAAGTAATGGCACAAATATAATAGCAAACACTAACTTGTTTAATCCACATTCAGCTGCCTCTCCATCCTCATCCGTTGGTGGTGCCGTCTCGCGTTATACTGGCTCCGCAAATAAGCAACACCTCTCCAGCGGTAATGGTTCACGAGGTTCATCATCGAATGGGTTTTCCAGAAATGGCAATGATTACAATAGTTCACCACACAACCACGAACGCAGTGCAGGTGGTGCTGGCAGCGCTAATAAGCACAACAATGATGGTCTAGAGAAGTCGGAAAAACCTTCTGCGCGTGCTGAGCGCGAACGGGAGCGTGATCGAGATGCACGTCGTTATCAAAATGGGCGCCGTTCTGTCGACTATCATCGCAGCAATAAGCGGCGCGATGATTGGAATCGCAATCGTGATCGTATAAATGGTTTTCGCGTGGAAGAGAAATACTCGACGGATAATGGAAAAGATAGTCCACTACCGTCACCGGAAAAG AAACCTTCGCCAAAAAAAGTCTACCCGGAGAATGAGAAGTTATCGCAACGTGAAAAACTCGTACGCGACATTGAGACACGTCGTTTGGAGTGTTTGGTTTGCGTTGAGCCCATCAAAGCACATCATGGCGTTTGGTCCTGCAACAACTGCTATCACATACTTCATCTACAATGCATCATCAAATGGGCTTCATCATCGAAATCAGATGACGGCTGGCGCTGTCCCGCATGTCAAAATGTCGTAAAGGAGGTGCCACGCGACTATTATTGCTTCTGTGGAAAGGTCAAGAATCCACCATACACTCGTCATGATATCGCACATTCATGTGGTGACACCTGTCGTCGTGTTGAAGGTTGTGTACACGCATGCACCCTACTCTGCCATCCAGGCCCATGCCCCCCATGTCAGGCTTATGTGAAGCGTGAATGCGGCTGTGGCAAGACAACCAAAACAATGCAATGCTGCGTTAAAGAGGCCATTGAGTGCGATTCTATTTGTGGAAAATTATTGAACTGTGAGCTCCACACATGTCCGGCTAAGTGCCACGATGGCAAGTGCTCACCATGCACCGAGAAGGTGGATCAACAGTGCCACTGTGCCAAGCAGGAGCGTCAAGTCGCTTGCACACGCGACTCACATGATAAGCACGCCTACTCTTGCGGCAAGCCGTGCGGCAAAGATTTGGCTTGCGGCAATCACAAGTGCAAGGACTGTTGTCATCCTGGTGAATGTCGCACATGCAAACTAAGTCCCGAAATGGTCACTTCGTGCCCGTGCGGCAAAATGCCTATTGTAACTGGTCAAAGAAAGTCCTGTTTGGATCCTATATTAGTTTGTGAGGGCGTGTGCGGCAAGACACTGCGTTGTGGTAAGCCTGCACATCCTCATCATTGCACTAGCAAATGTCACCTGGGTAACTGCCCACCATGCAACAAACAGACGGCTGTCAAATGTCGTTGCGGTCACATGGACCAACTTATCAAGTGCCGCCAGCTGTCAACGCGCGCCGACGATGCACGCTGCAAGAAGCGCTGCGTTAAAAAACGTTCATGTGGCAAACATAAATGCAACCAGGAATGCTGCATCGATATCGATCACATCTGCCCATTGCCCTGCAACTATACACTATCATGTGGCAAACACAAATGCGACCAACCCTGCCACCGCGGCAACTGTCCGCCCTGTTATCGTTCCTCTTTCGAGGAGCTGTACTGTGAATGTGGCGCCGAAGTCATCTATCCACCAGTGCCGTGTGGCACCAAAAGGCCGGCCTGTAAGCGCCCTTGCTCGCGCACCCATCCCTGTCAACATCCACCCCAGCACAACTGCCACTCGGCGGCCAATTGCCCACCATGCATGATGTTCACCACCAAATGGTGTTTTGGCCAGCACGAGCAGCGCAAAACCATTCCATGCTCACAGGAGAGTTTCAGTTGTGGCTTGGCATGTGGCAAGGCGCTACCGTGTGGGCGCCACAAGTGTATTAAGACATGCCATGAGGGTGTTTGTCAGACAGCGGGCGAGGTGTGCAAGCAGCACTGCACTAAGTCGCGCGCCACTTGCGGCCACAAGTGCATGTCGCCATGCCACGATGGTGATTGCCCAGATACACCGTGCAAGGAAATG GTTGAAGTTCAATGCGATTGCGGCAATCGTAAACAGATGCGTTTATGTCATGACTTGGCGCGTGAATTTAGTCGCATTGCCACTGCCCAATTGGCTTCTTCGATGGCTGAAATGCAACGTGGCAATTATATGGAACTAAGTGAAATACTCGCTCCCGTTAAAATTAATAAGACAAATAAAAC CTTGGACTGCAATGAAGAATGCCGTTTGCTCGAACGTAATCGCCGTCTGGCTATTGGCCTACAAATACGCAACCCCGATGTGCCGCAAAAACTACAAACCAAATATTCTGATTTTATACGCAATTTCGCCAAACGTGACCCAACCTTGGTCAAATCCATACATGATGCTCTAACCAACTTGGTAAAACTCGCCAAGGAGAGCAAACAAAAATCACGCAGTCACTCATTCCCCACAATGAATAGGGAAAAGAGGCAGCTGGTGCATGAAATGTGCGAAATGTTTGGTGTCGAGTCGGTTGCCTACGATGCAGAGCCAAATCGTAACGTGGTAGCTACAGCCTACAAAGACAGG TCTTGGTTGCCCGCCACCAGCATTATGGAGGTTATGCAGCGCGAATCCGGTCAGCGTCGTGTGCCGGTGCCTAGCAACAACGCCTGGGGTATcaaaagataa